The segment TGCCTTCACCTCAGTTGTAGATTTGGACTTCTTCTTCACCTTCTGAGTAGTCTTCTGTACTGCCTGTTTGAATTTTCTTGAAGGATGCGCCGCGTTAAATTTTGCCATCACGCCGGTTTTAGCCAGCAACCTGTATGTCGTCTCCGTCGGCTGGGCGCCTTTCTCCAGCCAGGCCAGAGCCTTGTCCTCATTTATATTTACAGTCTCAGGGTCATTTAGCGGATTATAATTCCCTATGACTTCAATGAAAGCGCCTTCTCGGGGTGACTTGCTGTCGGTCACCACAATCCTGTACATAGGCTTATGTCTGGCGCCTGTCCTTCTTAACCTGATTTTTACCATGATATCGGTTTACCTGTAGTCCTTTATTTTTTACTGGTTATTATGCCGGAAGCGTTCGTACCTGTCAACAATATCGCATATTACATCCATCGTTAATGCTCGTGACCCGGCATATATCCGGCCATGAAATCAGGAGGGGAAATGGTTTATAATCCATCCAACGCCTTTATCCGGAGGTCCTGCCTTGCCATCGATAATAGAGCAGCTCGATTGCATATTTAAACCTGGATCCATGGCCATCATCGGCGTCTCGGACAATATCGCCAAATGGGGATATATGATGGTCGAAAGGCCCTTGCGCACAGGCTATCGCGGCCGGATATATCCCGTTAATCCTCAGGGCGGCACATTACTGGGTTTGCCCTCTTACCGCTCAGTTAAAGACATACCCGGACAGGTGGACCTGGCCGTTAAAACGGTCCAGGCAATACATGTGCCTGCTGTTATGCAGGAATGCGTGGATAAGGGTGTCAGGGGAGCTATATTGATATCTGCCGGCTTCGCTGAAACAGGTGGAGCAGGAAAGGCGCTTCAGGAAAGAGTCATGAGTATCGCGGCGAATGGAGGCATACGCTGCGTGGGACCCAACTGCATGGGTATCTGGAGCGCGGCAGCTTGCCTCAACAACGCCTTCGAAAAGGCACCCAAACAGGGACATATCACCTTTATCTCGCAAAGCGGCACGTTCGGGGGATACATGGCGGACATGGCCGGTAGCAAGGGCTTCGGCCTCCGAACTTTCATCAGCATCGGCAACCAGGCTGACCTAACCGTTGCAGACTACATCGAATACTTCTCATGCGATGAAGAGACCAGGGTTATCATACTATACCTGGAAGGCATTAAAGACGGCAGAAGGTTCTTTGAGAGCTGTAAGGAAACTCTCCGGAAGAAGCCGATCGTGCTCTACAAGGGCGGAAGCTCGCCCGCCGGCGCCCGTGCAACCATGTCGCATACTGCATCCATCGCAGGTTCAGACCTGGTCTTCCAGAGCGCCTGCGAACAACTCGGCCTGATACGAGCGCAAGAGTCTTTCCAGACCTTCGATCTGGCGGTCGCGTTCCTCAGCTCGCCACTGCCTCCCGGCAAAAGAATTGGCGTGCTGGGTACCGGAGGGCAGGGTGTCGTATCAACTGACGCCTGTCAAAAGCTGGGACTTGAGGTGCCGGAGCTGGATAAAGATACCTGTGCAGCCCTGATGAAAATGCTTCCTCCCCACGCCCCACCTCCAACCAATCCCGTAGACTTTGCCGGAAGCTATCGCACGGCTATGGATGAAGCCAACGTAGTGGAAACCTTATTGAAGCTGGAATATATCGACGGCTTCATCAGCAACGTGCCGATCAATCCGTTCGTCTGGGGATTAAAGCTCGATAGTCTTCCCGCGGATGTGCTGAAAAACATAAAACGGCTCACCGATGAAGGGACGAATCGTTTTTGTGACCTGCCCCGTATCTACGGGAAGCCGGTGGTCTGTGTACGCTGGTACAGCGACGTTAAAGAAGACCCCGTATCGGATGCGCTGAAAGAGTCCGGTATCCCTGTATACGATACGCCGGAACAGTGCGCCCGGGCTATGGCCGCACTGGCCGGATACTCCCGCCTGCGCCGTTCACCGGATCTATAAATTATTGGCGCAACTATTTTATATCGAAAGGCACTGCCAGCTTCTCGATATTATTTACATAGAGCACGACTTTATAACTGCCTTTGTACCAGCCGCCCGCCGGCATGTGCTTGTAAAACGCCAGATAGTAAGCCTCACCGCCTCCCTGCGCGCTGGTATATATCTCATCGAGCAGTTCGTTGTCCTTTCCGACAGCTTCGCCATTAACGTAGTACCAGCTGGCTTTGATTAAATCCTCCTCCGTGACACCCGAGACCTTGAACGAACAATAGATGGCTGGCGTATCGGGTGCGAACACCGTGCTTACGGCACTGGTGGGTTTTGAATCGTTGTCCACAGAAGTGGTTATCACCCCTTCAGTGATTGCGGATTTATCGGGCCGGCTGACCTCTGTTCCCGGACTACTGCAGCCGGCGAATACGCACAGCAGAGCCGCCGCCATGATTGAAACAATAATATATGATCGTATTGATCTCATATCTATTAACCCCCTGTATTCGTTCCTCCGATAGTATCCTCTTATAAACGTGAATAATTCTATAGCCAATCCTATCATTTTTCAAAATTACGCGGGCCCCGCTGGCCACTTCATCCGCTGTTGAAGCGGATAAAACCGCAGTCGGCACGAAATATCAGTACCATCGCTGCAACCTTATGATTAAGCCGGCGTTATTTGTAATATACAGCGTTCAGCCTTTATAATCAGCTTTATGAAAATTCCCCCCTGCCATCGCTGGGACCTCAATGTCAGTCAGGCGCGTGAACTGCAGGTCAAACTCTCAGATAAGGTCATGCGCTGTAATGATAAAATGGATATTAAACTGATAGCCGGAATCGATGTTTCGGTATCCCGGTATTCAAGGACCGGACGCGCGGCAGTTGTTGTGGTGAATTACCCTGATCTCGAGGTCCGCGATATCTCTGTCGCCGAGGGCGCTATCGATTTCCCGTACGTCCCAGGCCTGTTATCGTTCAGGGAAGCGCCGCTGGCCTTGCAGGCGTGCAATGGATTAGAGACGCGACCCGACCTGCTGATGGTGGACGGACAGGGCCTCGCCCATCCCAGGAGGCTGGGGATCGCATCCCACCTCGGGTTGCTGTTGAATATACCGTCCATCGGGTGCGCCAAGTCCCGTTTGATCGGCACACATGATTCATTGCCTGAGGAAGCCGGGAGTTACAGCCTGCTCTTGGAGAAAGATGAGGTAATCGGAGCAGTGGTCAGGACGAAGCGTGCGGTTAAACCCCTTTACGTATCGATCGGGCACAGAACCGACCTTGACAGCGCCATCAGGCTGGTGCTGAGTTGCTGCCGGGGTTTCCGCCTACCGCAGCCTACCCGCCTGGCACATATTGCGGCCGGAGGATCATCCGATTTGTCCGCCTGTATGATGAACGGAAGATAAAATAGTCTATGCTGGAAGAAAAAACACGTATTGAAGAGCTGCGACGCAGGATCTCCGCCATCATGGAGCATCTTTGACATCGCGGGGAAAGAGAAACGACTATTTGAGCTGGAGGCAAAGACATCCGATCCCGGATTCTGGTCCGACCAGCAAACGGCGCAATCCGTTATGCGCCAGATAGGTTCGCTTAAAGATACTGCTGCACAGTGGCGCGACATAGAAAAGAGCGCATCCGGCGTAGCGGAGGTCATATCCATAGCCCTTGCCGAGAGCGATCAATCCTTAAAGACCGATGTCCACACAGAGATCGACCGTATTAAGGCGCATTTCGATCAGATTGAGGTACAGCTCATGCTGGACGGACCCTACGACAGCAGGGATGCCATACTCGCCATACATGCCGGCGCAGGGGGAACCGAATCACAGGACTGGGCCCAGATGCTGATGCGCATGTTCGTGCGCTGGGCCGAGCGGCACAAGCTGCAATCCGATGTACTGGATGTCTCACCCGGAGACGAGGCCGGAATTAAAAGCGCTACCATTGAGATCAAGGGGAATTTCTCGTACGGAAAACTCAAGTCCGAGCATGGCGTGCACAGGCTGGTGCGCCTCTCTCCCTTCGACGCCGACCATGCGCGTCATACATCTTTCGCCCTGGTAGAGGTCATGCCCGAAGCGGAGGCCCGGACCGATCTGCAGATCAACCCTGAAGATATCCGCGTAGACACCTTCAGGTCAAGCGGACCCGGGGGGCAGCACATGCAAAAAACCAGCAGCGCGGTGAGGATTACGCATATCCCCACCGGCCTGGTGGTAAGCTGCCAGAGCGAGCGCTCGCAACATCAGAACAAGGAGAGCGCACTCAGGGTGTTATACGCCCGCCTGCTTGAGATAGAGATCGAAAAAAGGGAGGCTGAGAAAGCCAAGATCAAAGGAAAACGCATCGACGCCGGCTGGGGCAACCAGATCAGGAGCTATGTGCTTCACCCTTACAAGATGGTCAAGGATCACAGGACGGAATACGAGACCAGCAATACCGCTGCCGTGCTGGAAGGCGAGATCGATGAGTTAATCAATGCGTATTTACGCTCGAAAGTTGGAGAAGATAAATGATAAGGCAGATTACTATTATCCTGCTGCTGTTGCTGATATACCTGATGCCGGCTGCCGTCTCTGCAGCCGACGATGTCAGGCTGCTGGATTCGAGCACGGAGGCAGATTTTCCCAACATGCTCACGTTTAAAGTTAGGGCCGAAAGCGCCGATCCCATTACGCGCATCAGGCTCCGCTACGAAGTCGACAAGAAAATGTACTCACCGACCTTTGCCGAGGCCTGGCTCGTGTTTCAGCCGGCCAGAAACATCGAGGCCGCCTGGAGCTGGGATATGCGCAAAGGCATGTTACCGCCCGGAGCCACAGTCACCTACTGGTGGGTAATCGAGGACGACGCAGGCAACAGGCTGACCACGCCAAAAAATATTATTACTTTCGATGATACACGTTACAAGTGGCAGAAGGTCAGCGATCAGAATATTAATATTTACTGGTACCGGGGAAGCAGTTCCTTTTCCGGCGACCTGCTCAAGGCCGCGACGGATGCAAAGGGAAGGTTGGAGAGGGATACGGGTGTAACTCTGGATAAACCGGTCCATATCTATATATACGCGAATTTCAGCGATCTTCGTGAATCCATTATAGCTCCCGACGAGTGGACGGGGGGCGTGGCCTACAGGGGATTTAACATCATCTCCATCGGTATTTCACCCAATAACCTGGCATGGGGTAAAAAAGCCGTAGCACACGAGTTGGGCCATCTGATGACGCAACAGGTCACGGTCAGCCCCTACGGGGAAACCAGACCATACTGGCTGGACGAGGGGCTGGCAATGCATGCCGAAGGAGAACAGAGCGAAGCCGCCAGGGAAGAGTTTCAAAGGTCCATTGAGGACGGCCGCATTGCTACCCTGCAATCCCTTACAAGCCCTTTTCCGGCCGATCCCCAGGAAGCCTATTTCGCTTATGCTCAGAGCCAGAGCGTAATAGAATACCTGATAAACGTTCACGGCAGGGAGAAGATCCACCGGTTGCTTGTTCTGATCAACGACGGCTACAGCCTTGACGACGCTTTGACCAATGTCTACGGATTCAACCTGAGTGGTCTGGACGATGCATGGTTGGAATATATGACAGCCGCGCCGCAGGCTAATGCCGTCCCGGGCGAGATCACTTCTCATGTGCCCGGTACAGCCTGCATCCTCAGCTTATCCCCTGTTGCCTATACGGTTGCCCGGGGAGGCGTTTAGATGGAGACCGAAAGGACTTATACGGTCCACGATCTGCCGCCCTCAGACAGGCCAAGGGAGCGCCTTAAAAGGCTGGGGGCAGAAGCGCTTTCAACAGCAGAGTTGCTTGCCTGCATCATGGGCAGCGGCACGCGGGGCGACTCGGTCGTTATGACGTCACAAAAATTGCTATCGGAGTTCGGCAACTTGCATAACATCGCCTCGGCATCCATCCAGGAGTTATCCAGGTCAAGAGGCATAGGCGAGGCCAGGGCCATTCAGTTGAAAGCCGCTTGCGAGATCGGCAAACGACTATTAGATCCTGATTATGCTGAGAAAGGGAAGCCCGTACAATCTCCCGAAGAAGCTTTTATATCCATGCAGGAGAAACTGCGGGGAAAGAAAAAGGAGCACTTCTACGTGCTCTGCCTGGATACACGTAATCGTGTCAGCAATAAAAAGCAGGTATCCATGGGCAACCTGGATAGCAGCATAGTCCACCCGCGCGAGGTGTTCAAGGACGCCATATCTTCGCTGGCGGCTGCGGTTATCTTCGTTCACAATCACCCCTCCGGCGATCTCGAGCCGTCGTCGGAAGATGTTAACCTGACCAGAAGGCTGGTGGAGGCGGGCGAACTGCTGGGCATACCGGTACTCGACCATATCATCGTCAGCGATAAGGGCTACACCAGCCTGAAATCAAGAAATTTAATTTGAGGTCAATAATGAAAAGGAACATTCTGATCAAGTTGATCGGCGCGGCAGTCATCAGCGCATTCGTTATATCAACACTTGCAGGGTGCAGCCTATTGGGGGTCGCTGACTCCGATATCCAAGAGGGCCCGGGCGGCACCCTTAAGCTCTGGGATATAGGGCCGCTTACTCTCGATCCGGCGATATCGGGCGAGATGTCATCCCATCTATACATCATGCAGATCTTCAACGGCCTGGTCAAATTAAATGAGAACCTTGAGCCCGTTTCTGACCTGGCAGAGCGCTGGACTGTAAGCCCTGACGGTAAAACATATACCTTTTTCCTGCGCCGGGACGCCCTTTTCCATGACGGCAAACCGGTCACTGCCTCCGATGTCAAGTACTCCTTGGAGAGAGCTTGCAACCCTGCCACAGGTTCACAGACGGCATCCACCTACCTTAATGATATAGTCGGCTCGACTGAAGTGCTGTCCGGCCAGGCTCAAAACCTCAGCGGTGTATCAGTTATCGACGACCATACCCTCTCGGTTACGATCGACGAGCCTAAAGTTTATTTTCTTTCCAAGCTGGCTTATCCCACTGCCTTCGTGGTGGACAGACGAAATGTCGAAACAGGAGGAGACTGGTGGTGGTACAAACCCAACGGTAGCGGACCGTACAGAATGGCCAGTTGGAATGTGGGCTCACTCATCATTTTGCAGCCCAGCCTGCATTATTACGGCAAGAAGGGCACCGCACGATTGTACTTCCAACTGCTGGACGGCGTGCCCATGTCCCTTTACGAGACGGGAAAGATAGACGTGGTTGAGATCAGCCAGTTATATTTAGATCGTGCTACAGACAGGACAGGGCCTTTCTTCGATCAACTTCACATATATCCGGAGTTCAGCCTGCAATATATCGGGTTCAATACCACCAGGCCACCCTTCGATGATCCCCTTGTCAGGGAAGCTTTCAGCCGCTCGGTGGACAAGGACCACATCATTAAAATCATAGAGAAAAACATGGTCAACCGCGCTGACGGAATTTTGCCTCCGGGCATGCCGGGTTACAACAAGGATTTGCAGGGGCTTGACTATGACCCTGACTATGCCAGGGAATTGCTGGCCAAATCCAGATATAGCTCCGGCCTGCCTCCTATCACCATCACTGTGCTTGGATGGGGAGGGTTGGACGTCGACCCTGCTCTGGGGGCTGTCATGCAGGATTGGAAAAAGAACCTGGGTGCGGAAGTATCGGTCAGGCTGCTTGAGCCCGACCCGTTTCATTACAACCTGCAACAGGAGGCTGATGAAATGTACGTGCTGGGCTGGGTGGCGGACTATCCCGATCCGCAGAACTTCCTGCAAACGCTTTTCTACACAGATACCGAATACAATCACGGCCGGTTCTCAAGCAGTGAATTTGATACTCTGATCGACAGGGCGGCCGTGGAGCAGGATCATGATAAACGGATAGAGCTTTACCGTCAGGCGGAGCAGGTCATCATCGACCAGGCGCCCGTTATTCCTCTCTGGTTCAATAAGAATTACGTCCTGGTCAATCCGCGAGTCAAGAACTACAGTATCGATCCGCTGGGGGTGCCACGTTTAAACCTCGTAAGTATTGAACATTAGCTATATAATTAGCATGCTCCCCGGTGAAACGATTATTAAAAAGGAGAGCGCCATGGATAAAAATGCATTGGAAGCACCATGCGGAATCCACTGCGGGCTTTGCCCTCTTAATCTGGCGATCAAAGATGAAAAGCTGAGGAACCGGCTCTCCGAGACGTTGAAGCTACCCCCGGATAAGGTCAATTGCACCGGCTGCAGGTCTATCGACGGTCATTGCCCGGTGATAGGGGAGCAGTGCGCCACCTGGATGTGCATCAAAGGCAAGGGATTGGAATTCTGTTCGGAGTGCATCGATTTTCCCTGCGTAAAGCTGATGCCGTGTTCCGACCGCGCCGATAGGCTCCCTCACAACATCAAGATAGCCAGCCTGGCGTTAAGAAAAAACAAGGGATCGTTCGAATGGGAAAAAGCTATTAAAGACATTTACTCACGTTATTTCCACGGCGTAATGGTCATAGGACAGGGTCCGCAACTTAAAGATAACTCTGCCGAAGAATCTGCATAAGGAAGCCCGAAAATAAATGCCAGTCGGCTACATAAGCAGCGAGTTATACCAGCATCATGACACGGGCAGCCATGTCGAGAACAAGGAACGCCTGAAGGCCATAGATACCATACTTGAGAAGACAAAGGTTAAAGAGCAGTTCCTTCATATCTCACCTCGGGCCGCCAGCATCGACGAGATAGCGGCAGTGCACGACCGTGAATATATCAGGAGCCTCAAAGCTGAGATCGACGGCGGCGGCGGCTGGCTGGATCCGGATACATATGCGTCCCCCGGATCATGGGAGGCAGCTATCTACGCTGCCGGCGGGGTTATGACGGCGGTCGAGCAGGTCATGAGCGGCAAGGCCGACAGCGTTTTTGCCGCGGTCAGGCCGCCGGGCCACCATGCCGTACATTCCCACCAGATGGGTTTCTGCCTGTTTAATAACGTGGCCATCGCCGCCCGCTTTGCATTGTCCAACTATGATATCAAGCGCATATTAATTATTGATTTCGACGTCCACCACGGCAACGGCACTCAGGAAGCATTCTACAGCGAATCACAGGTATTATATTGTTCCACTCACGAGTATCCCTGGTATCCATTCACCGGCGCAGCCGAAGACACCGGCAAAGGGGCGGGAGAGGGGTATACGGTAAATATCCCGCTTGAAGCAGGCCTGGGGGATAATGAATACCTCCAGGTTTTCAACGAGGTGCTGGTGCCCGTTGCCGGGCGTTTCCAGCCCGACCTGGTGCTGATATCGGCCGGATACGACGCCCACTGGCAGGACACGATATCCAACATGACGCTTACTACCATGGGATTTGCGCGCATGACCAAGATCATCAAGACGATTTCAGACCAGTTCTGCCGCAGCAGGCTGGTATTCAGCCTGGAGGGAGGTTACAACCACACGGCGCTGGCCTATTCCGTCACCGCAACCATCGAACTGCTGATGGGTCATGCCGAGGTTTATGATCCGCTGGGGCCTCCTCCCATGTCATACTCACCACGTGATTTCGGCGATTTCGTTAAATCCATACGTAATATTCACAAAATACAAGATTGAGCCTGATAAAACAAAGAATGCGGGGCGCTTGCCCCGCATTCTTATTATGCACAGATAAAAGCTCAGCCTTCCTTGCTTCCGATGCCGAGGAAAAGGATTACCGCAACGCCCAATATCATGCCCGCTATGCCCATGAATGTGGCCAGCGGGATCATGAGCAAGGCCCATAAACCGATAAACATGTTCCTATCCATAAAGCCCCCTTGTAATCTCCATCAATCGATAAGCATTGATCATCGTTATCATGCGGCCTTTGATTCAGTTTTGAGGCCACGGTCCCACAGCACCAGCAGCGGACCGGCCACAAATATTGAGTCATAGATACCCACTACCACTCCAACCAGCAGGGCCATGATGAATTGCTGAATTGTCACTCCGCCGAACAGGAACAACGCAAGGCCTGTTAAAATCACCACGAGGCTGGTATTGATACAGCGGGCGATCGTCTCCAGTATGCTCGAGTTCACGGTTGTGGCGAAATCCCTGCTTATGCCTTTGCGGACATTCTCGCGTATGCGGTCATAGACCACACAGGTATTGTTGATGGCGAACCCCACTATGGTCAGCATGGCTACGATGAACATGGAGTCAACCTGATAGCCGATAAGCCAGCCCAGTATGGAGAAGATGCCCATGACGATCAATACATCGTGCAGCAGGGCGATCACGGCGCTGACGCCCCATTTGAAGGGACTGGGCATATGGCGGAAGGCAAAGGCAATGTAAAGTATCATGAAAATGGATGCCACCAGAACGGCGATGGCCGCGTTGCGCGCCACCTCGCTGGCCACTACCGGCGATACGGTCTCGAAGTCCCTGATAGTCACTTCTGCATTCAGCCCTTTCTCAAGGCCGTCGATCAGAGCTATTTTTTCATCGGTATCGATGTCCCTGGTACGGACGAGGAAATCGCCGTCGCCGGTCTTCTGGATCGTGGCATCGTCGTACCCCAGTTGGGACATTTGCTGCCTGAGCACACCCTGTTCAACCTGCTGGCTGAATCGCAGCGTCATAACAGTGCCGCTGCTGAAATCGATGCCAAGTTTGAACCCGAATGCCAGCATCGAGATGATGCCCGGCACAAGCAAACAAATGGAAATAAGAAAGAACCACTTGCGGTTACCTACGATGTTGATCATGCTTTTACTCCGTATAACCAGGTATTCTTAACAGCCCTCGCCGCTAAGGAGAGGAATAACCTGCTGACCGTGATGGCGGTGAACATGCTGAGGGCTACACCTATGAAAAGTGTAAGCGCAAAGCCCTTGACCATGAAAGCTCCAAAAGTATCGCCGAACCAGAAAAGAACAATACAGGCTATGAATGTAGTCACATTGCTGTCGCGTATGGCCAGCCAGGCGCGGTTGAAGCCTGCGTCCACAGCGGCACCCATTGTGCGTCCCGCCCTGAGTTCCTCCTTCATACGTTCAAAGATAAGGATATTGGCGTCTACCGCCATGCCGATTGACACAACACCCGCTGCAATGCCGGCCATCGTCAACGTGACCGGCACCAGTTTAAAAATGGCGGTCAGAATGATGCCGTAGATTATTAAAGCCAGTGTCGCTACGACACCCGCCATACGGTAGTACAGGATCATGAACAGGACTACCAGGATAAGGCCGATGGCGCCTGCTACGATACTCTTTTTAATTGAGTCCGCTCCCAAAGTTGCGTCGACAGTCTGCTCCAGAATAACGGACAGGGGCACATCGAGTGAGCCCGAGTTGAGCTGAATGGCCAGGTTCTGCGCCTCTTTCATATCCATGCCTTCGATGATGCCGGCGTTTTTGATCACGGCGCGCACCGTAGGATACGAGATGAGCTGGCCGTCCAGGAATATGCCCAGGGGTTTATTAATATTACGTTTGGTGATCTGCTCGAAAAGTATCGCCCCCTCATCGTTCCATTCGAATGCCACAGTCGGCTCGTTGGTATTGGATGTAAGCTCAACCCTTGAGTTGGGCTTGAGGTATTTACCGGTCAATTCCCTGGTCTGTCCGTCGCTACCGACGCCTGTGGCGATGGTCCAGATATATTCGCCTTGTTCATCGGTCTGCGGCTGTCCCGACAGGTCCGTGGTAGTCTCTTTAAACTCCAGCAGGGCGACCTGGCCTATCAGCTTCTTTGCCTCATCCACATTTTTTTCGCCGGGCAACTGAACCAGGATACGATTCTCGCCCTGGCGTTGAATGATCGGTTCCTTAACGCCGAACGCATTGGCGCGTCGTTCTATCTTGTTGAGGACGCTGGTCATGACCTGGTCTACCGTCTGCGACGGATCTTTCTTCGACAGGTCGGCCTCGTACACAAGGTATGCGCCGCCTTTCAGGTCCAGGCCCAGGGTGAGACCCTGGCGGCCGAAGCGGTCGCCCTCCAGCGGCACTATGGCCCAGACGCTGAATCCGACCAGCACGGCTAAAAACAGAAGCAGCAATATATCACTTGTTTTCAATTATCCTTTCACCCTCCTGAGCAATGTTTCAATCGCAATCCGGTACATATACCTTACTCACGCTGCACAACAGGCGCCCCTGTCAATCTCATTCCTTACGTATTGCAGAGCGTCCTCCCTGGTGCTGATCTCACCGGCCGCCTGGGCTTCCCTGACCAGCTTGAGCAACCTGCCGATGTCTTTTCCAGGGTGCAGCTTGAACTCGTTGATTAAATCGTTACCTGTCAGCAGGCGGACCGGCAATATCTCACTTTCCTGTTTATTATGAACATCTATTATATACCTGACCTGCTCAGTATGCATATGCCACTCTCGGATATCGACGCGCGGGCCCGCCACCGCCAGGTAATCCGCCAGCGCCAGGTAAATAATATCGATACCGGCGCCCTCTGTGTCCCTGAAAAAACGGTATATCGCTCTGTGAGTGGGTAAACCTTCGTGGGACATCTGCGCCGGATGAAGATGGTGATATACCAGATTCTCCACATAGCGTATCTCGCTGGTGCTGAACCTCAGCCTTCCCAGCATGGCGGCGGCGGTAACAGCGCCGTCCTTGGTATGTCCCAGAAATCTTATGCGTCCGTTTTCCTCGACAGTTCTGTCCTCGGGCTTGGCGATATCGTGCAGCAGCAAGCCCAACTTCAACAACGTCCTGCGGCTGCTACCGCCGGCTATCTCCTCAGCAAAGTGCTTCTCGATCTCCGGCTGCCACGGGACCGCCTCCAGCAGGTTGCCTTTGCCGTAAACCCAGTCGCTCTCCCTCAATATATACTCGAGGGCGGCAATGGATTCGATGGAGTGATCGAAAACATCCCAGTAATGTTCCTTCGGTTGCTTCACTCCCTTCATCGCCTCAATCTCCGGCATAATCCTGCACAGCAGTCCCAGATCATCAAGGTAACGCACCGAGTTGCCTGCATAAGGCAGAGACAGTATCCTGAGCAGCTCTTCCCTGACTTTCTCACTGGGCACCGTCTCCACCAGGTTGTTGTTTAAGCGCATGGTATCCTCGGTAATGGGCTCAATCTCAAGGTTGAGCTCTCTGGAAAGCCTGACCGCGCGCATCAGGCGCGAGGGATCTCTGTCGAATATTCTGTCGCTGACCTGCCTCAACAGGCCCTTTTTCAGGTCCTCCTCTCCGCCTGCAGGGTCAAGCAGAGATATCTCGCCCTCCACAAAGGCAGCCAGGTCAAGCCCCATGGCGTTCACAGTGAAATCGCGCCGCAGCAGGTCATGTTCGATATCACCTTCATAAGACGTGATATCTATATGCCACGGATCGTTTTCCCCGGCCACCACCACCCGCCCCACTTGGTTATCCTCGTCCAGCATAACGTAACGGCCGTCTACAAGCTCAGCAGCTTCCTGGGCAATAGCCAGCGAATCGCCGCTGACCGCGATATCGAGGTCGATCGTATCCCTGCCCACCAGCCAGTCACGCACAAAGCCACCTACTAAAAACGCCTTACATTCAGGGGCTGTGCATACCGGCGTAAGCCTGGAGAGGACACTCATCAGGTCCTGGTTGATTTCGAACACAGGCAAAG is part of the Dehalococcoidia bacterium genome and harbors:
- a CDS encoding HD domain-containing protein, which gives rise to MFEINQDLMSVLSRLTPVCTAPECKAFLVGGFVRDWLVGRDTIDLDIAVSGDSLAIAQEAAELVDGRYVMLDEDNQVGRVVVAGENDPWHIDITSYEGDIEHDLLRRDFTVNAMGLDLAAFVEGEISLLDPAGGEEDLKKGLLRQVSDRIFDRDPSRLMRAVRLSRELNLEIEPITEDTMRLNNNLVETVPSEKVREELLRILSLPYAGNSVRYLDDLGLLCRIMPEIEAMKGVKQPKEHYWDVFDHSIESIAALEYILRESDWVYGKGNLLEAVPWQPEIEKHFAEEIAGGSSRRTLLKLGLLLHDIAKPEDRTVEENGRIRFLGHTKDGAVTAAAMLGRLRFSTSEIRYVENLVYHHLHPAQMSHEGLPTHRAIYRFFRDTEGAGIDIIYLALADYLAVAGPRVDIREWHMHTEQVRYIIDVHNKQESEILPVRLLTGNDLINEFKLHPGKDIGRLLKLVREAQAAGEISTREDALQYVRNEIDRGACCAA